A section of the Pimelobacter simplex genome encodes:
- a CDS encoding amidohydrolase family protein, whose protein sequence is MSALRFSGPVLPDGDVREVYVVDGHVTYERPAGAELAGEGWIVPGLVDAHNHLGLEDGGAVSDDEIERTAIADRDNGVLLTRDCGSPADTRWVQDREDLPRLIRCGRHVARTRRYLRNYAHEVEPDALPDILGEQAREGDGWVKLVGDWISRDDGDLTPSFPADAVAAAIGVAHAEGAKVTAHCFGADSLGPLLDAGIDCIEHGTGLTEAHLAQMVARGVALVPTVLQTSKFPEFVSAARDKFPAYSTTMESLYATRREVLMSAYDAGVAMYVGSDGGGSSRHGVLHEEILAMAAMGLPNDYVLGAASWRGRAWLGWNPGLDEGDPADFVVYPRNPVEDLSVLAEPSRVVLRGKVVA, encoded by the coding sequence GTGAGTGCGCTGCGGTTCTCCGGTCCGGTCCTCCCCGACGGCGACGTCCGGGAGGTGTACGTCGTCGACGGCCACGTCACCTACGAGCGGCCCGCCGGCGCCGAGCTCGCCGGCGAGGGCTGGATCGTCCCCGGCCTGGTCGACGCCCACAACCACCTCGGGCTCGAGGACGGGGGAGCGGTCTCCGACGACGAGATCGAGCGGACCGCGATCGCCGACCGCGACAACGGCGTCCTGCTCACCCGCGACTGCGGCTCCCCGGCCGACACCCGCTGGGTCCAGGACCGCGAGGACCTGCCCCGCCTGATCCGCTGCGGACGGCACGTCGCCCGCACCCGCCGCTACCTGCGCAACTACGCCCACGAGGTCGAGCCCGACGCCCTGCCCGACATCCTCGGTGAGCAGGCCCGCGAGGGCGACGGCTGGGTCAAGCTCGTCGGCGACTGGATCTCGCGCGACGACGGCGACCTCACCCCCTCCTTCCCGGCCGACGCGGTCGCGGCGGCCATCGGCGTCGCCCACGCCGAGGGCGCCAAGGTGACCGCCCACTGCTTCGGCGCCGACTCCCTCGGCCCGCTCCTCGACGCCGGCATCGACTGCATCGAGCACGGCACCGGCCTGACCGAGGCCCACCTCGCCCAGATGGTCGCCCGGGGAGTGGCGCTCGTGCCGACGGTGCTGCAGACCAGCAAGTTCCCGGAGTTCGTCTCGGCCGCGCGGGACAAGTTCCCGGCGTACAGCACGACGATGGAGTCGCTCTACGCCACCCGGCGCGAGGTCCTCATGAGCGCCTACGATGCCGGCGTCGCGATGTACGTCGGCAGCGACGGCGGCGGCTCCTCGCGCCACGGCGTCCTGCACGAGGAGATCCTCGCGATGGCCGCGATGGGCCTGCCCAACGACTACGTCCTCGGCGCCGCCTCGTGGCGCGGCCGCGCCTGGCTCGGCTGGAACCCGGGCCTGGACGAGGGCGACCCGGCCGACTTCGTCGTCTACCCCCGCAACCCGGTCGAGGACCTGTCGGTGCTCGCCGAGCCGTCCCGGGTGGTGCTGC
- a CDS encoding NYN domain-containing protein, with amino-acid sequence MSTLIVDGANVVGARPDGWWKDRAGAAARLHEQLLVEDVGYDIVVLVLEGQAKGGVRAGRDAHVRTVHAPKDGDATIVAEAAKAAEKGGRVVVVTADRALDARVHGVGATTVSPTWLLSALGR; translated from the coding sequence GTGAGCACGCTCATCGTCGACGGCGCCAACGTCGTCGGTGCGCGCCCGGACGGTTGGTGGAAGGACCGCGCGGGCGCGGCAGCCCGCCTGCACGAGCAGCTGCTCGTCGAGGACGTCGGCTACGACATCGTCGTCCTCGTGCTGGAGGGACAGGCCAAGGGCGGCGTCCGGGCCGGACGCGACGCCCACGTCCGTACCGTCCACGCCCCCAAGGACGGCGACGCGACGATCGTCGCCGAGGCGGCCAAGGCTGCCGAGAAGGGCGGCCGGGTCGTGGTCGTGACCGCCGACCGGGCGCTGGACGCCCGGGTGCACGGCGTCGGCGCGACCACGGTGTCACCGACCTGGCTGCTCTCCGCGCTGGGGCGATAG
- the ffh gene encoding signal recognition particle protein: MFATLSDRLTATFKNLRGKGRLSEADIDATAREIRIALLEADVALPVVKEFVAAIKERARGEEVSGALNPAQQVVKIVNDELVAILGGETRRLRYAKSGPTVIMLAGLQGAGKTTLAAKLALWLKEQGKTPMLVACDLQRPNAVQQLQVNGDKVGVPVFAPEPGNGVGDPVSVAKASIEEAKRKLHDVVIVDTAGRLGVDAEMMAQAAGIRDAVQPDEVLFVVDAMIGQDALVTAQAFLDGVGYDGVVLTKLDGDARGGAALSIRQVTGRPVMFASSGEKMTDFDVFHPDRMASRILDMGDVLTLIEQAEKAFDQEEAMKAAEKLSGGDFTLDDFLSQMQQLKKLGSMQKILGMLPGMGQIREQLENFDEREIDRVEAVIRSMTPAERANPKIIDGSRRARIAKGSGRNVSDVNQLVDRFFEARKMMMQMAKGGGMPGMPGMPGMPGMGGPGGGKRVSAKQKAKQTKGKGARRSGNPAKAAQDAAAAKAKAAEAKPNPFGIGQDIDYEAAAQNLELPKDFSKFLK; encoded by the coding sequence TTGTTCGCCACATTGTCCGACCGCCTCACCGCGACCTTCAAGAACCTCCGCGGCAAGGGACGGCTCTCCGAGGCCGACATCGACGCGACCGCGCGCGAGATCCGCATCGCCCTCCTCGAGGCCGACGTCGCCCTGCCCGTCGTCAAGGAATTCGTCGCCGCGATCAAGGAGCGCGCCCGGGGCGAAGAGGTCAGCGGCGCGCTGAACCCCGCCCAGCAGGTCGTCAAGATCGTCAACGACGAGCTCGTCGCGATCCTCGGCGGCGAGACCCGCCGGCTGCGCTACGCCAAGTCCGGCCCGACCGTCATCATGCTCGCCGGCCTCCAGGGCGCGGGCAAGACGACCCTCGCGGCCAAGCTCGCGCTGTGGCTCAAGGAGCAGGGCAAGACCCCGATGCTCGTGGCCTGCGACCTGCAGCGGCCCAACGCCGTCCAGCAGCTCCAGGTCAACGGCGACAAGGTCGGCGTCCCGGTCTTCGCGCCCGAGCCGGGCAACGGCGTCGGCGACCCGGTCTCCGTCGCGAAGGCCTCGATCGAGGAGGCCAAGCGCAAGCTGCACGACGTCGTCATCGTCGACACCGCGGGTCGCCTCGGCGTCGACGCCGAGATGATGGCCCAGGCGGCCGGCATCCGCGACGCCGTCCAGCCCGACGAGGTGCTCTTCGTCGTCGACGCGATGATCGGCCAGGACGCGCTCGTCACGGCGCAGGCCTTCCTCGACGGCGTCGGGTACGACGGCGTCGTCCTGACCAAGCTCGACGGCGACGCCCGCGGTGGTGCCGCCCTCTCCATCCGCCAGGTCACCGGCCGCCCGGTCATGTTCGCCTCCTCCGGCGAGAAGATGACCGACTTCGACGTCTTCCACCCCGACCGGATGGCCTCGCGCATCCTGGACATGGGCGACGTCCTCACCCTGATCGAGCAGGCCGAGAAGGCCTTCGACCAGGAAGAGGCGATGAAGGCGGCCGAGAAGCTCTCCGGCGGCGACTTCACGCTCGACGACTTCCTCTCGCAGATGCAGCAGCTGAAGAAGCTCGGCTCGATGCAGAAGATCCTCGGGATGCTGCCCGGCATGGGCCAGATCCGCGAGCAGCTCGAGAACTTCGACGAGCGCGAGATCGACCGGGTCGAGGCGGTCATCCGCTCGATGACCCCCGCCGAGCGCGCCAACCCCAAGATCATCGACGGCTCGCGCCGCGCCCGGATCGCCAAGGGCTCGGGCCGCAACGTCTCCGACGTCAACCAGCTCGTCGACCGCTTCTTCGAGGCGCGCAAGATGATGATGCAGATGGCCAAGGGCGGCGGCATGCCCGGGATGCCCGGCATGCCGGGGATGCCCGGCATGGGCGGCCCCGGCGGCGGCAAGCGCGTCAGCGCCAAGCAGAAGGCCAAGCAGACCAAGGGCAAGGGCGCCCGCCGCTCCGGCAACCCGGCCAAGGCCGCCCAGGACGCCGCGGCCGCGAAGGCCAAGGCCGCCGAGGCCAAGCCGAACCCGTTCGGCATCGGCCAGGACATCGACTACGAGGCGGCCGCGCAGAACCTCGAGCTGCCCAAGGACTTCTCCAAGTTCCTCAAGTGA
- a CDS encoding [protein-PII] uridylyltransferase — MTAADRAARTEAADLLARSAYDGAGGADAGTALVAVGGYGRGELAPYSDLDLVLVADEGLPEEQWRELAGQVWYPLWDSGHQIDHSVRTLPEMLAAAEGDVRVASGLLDVRHVAGDHSLALRLRTTVLAHWRRQARERLPELHELVRSRHRLVGELAHLSLPDLKEAEGGLRDATVLKSLTATWLVDVPAADLERCRQQLLDVRDLLHAAAGRATDRIAPEHWAPLAEGLALPDEASAQRYVRELGRRVTHLSRLAWRRTDDALRRTSAARPRRPELIRLAPGVALSQGEVVLDRGAQPERDPVLLLRAAAEAAVRDVVLAPPTAARLVRDCPPLPEPWPDEARRQLVRLLAAGPGLLAVWETLDETGALDRILPEWERIRLLPHASVIHRFTVDRHVVETCVEAAALIRDVSRPDVLVVAALLHDIGKGGLTEHSVAGAPIARAIAVRMGFGPDEAELIARLVRWHLLLADVATTRDPDDPATVEALTEHIDTPEALALLTALTEADAKAASPKAWSSWRAGLVLDLARRARAVLERGSAPPAFGDEEVPVPAEVTDGEVAISVEPVADGSRVTVVALDRVGLLADVAALFALRRVGIRAARLWAQGEHAVSVWDVDADHLDVGALRDQLDAIVARRVDPAERLAPRRSPGDLDPAVVVRPEASDHATVIEVRAADRLGVVHQVSAALAALDMTVRSAHISTLGPQAVDVFYVQEAAAGGLSDTRAAEAAHAVRRALRGPS, encoded by the coding sequence ATGACCGCCGCCGACCGCGCCGCCCGTACCGAGGCCGCCGACCTCCTCGCCCGCAGCGCGTACGACGGCGCGGGTGGTGCCGACGCCGGGACCGCCCTCGTCGCAGTGGGCGGCTACGGCCGGGGCGAGCTGGCGCCGTACTCGGACCTGGACCTGGTGCTCGTCGCCGACGAGGGTCTGCCCGAGGAGCAGTGGCGCGAGCTCGCCGGTCAGGTCTGGTACCCGCTGTGGGACTCCGGGCACCAGATCGACCACTCGGTGCGCACGCTGCCCGAGATGCTGGCCGCGGCCGAGGGGGACGTCCGGGTCGCCTCGGGGCTGCTCGACGTGCGCCACGTCGCGGGCGACCACAGCCTCGCGCTGCGCCTGCGCACGACCGTCCTGGCTCACTGGCGGCGCCAGGCCCGGGAGCGGCTGCCCGAGCTGCACGAGCTGGTCCGCAGCCGGCACCGGCTCGTCGGCGAGCTCGCGCACCTCTCGCTGCCGGACCTCAAGGAGGCCGAGGGCGGCCTGCGTGACGCGACGGTGCTCAAGAGCCTGACCGCGACCTGGCTGGTCGACGTACCGGCGGCGGACCTGGAGCGGTGCCGCCAGCAGCTCCTCGACGTCCGCGACCTGCTGCACGCCGCGGCGGGCCGGGCCACCGACCGGATCGCGCCCGAGCACTGGGCGCCGCTCGCCGAGGGGCTCGCACTACCGGACGAGGCGTCGGCACAGCGCTACGTGCGGGAGCTGGGACGCCGGGTCACCCACCTGTCGCGGCTGGCCTGGCGGCGTACCGACGACGCGCTGCGCCGGACGTCGGCCGCGCGACCCCGGCGGCCCGAGCTGATCCGGCTCGCGCCCGGCGTCGCGCTGTCCCAGGGCGAGGTCGTGCTCGACCGCGGCGCTCAGCCCGAGCGCGACCCGGTGCTCCTGCTGCGGGCGGCGGCCGAGGCCGCGGTGCGCGACGTCGTGCTCGCCCCGCCGACCGCGGCCCGGCTGGTCCGCGACTGCCCGCCGCTGCCCGAGCCGTGGCCCGACGAGGCCCGCCGCCAGCTGGTCCGCCTGCTCGCGGCCGGCCCCGGGCTGCTCGCCGTGTGGGAGACGCTCGACGAGACCGGTGCGCTCGACCGGATCCTGCCCGAGTGGGAGCGGATCCGGCTGCTCCCGCACGCCTCGGTCATCCACCGCTTCACCGTCGACCGGCACGTCGTCGAGACCTGCGTCGAGGCGGCGGCGCTGATCCGCGACGTCTCGCGCCCCGACGTCCTCGTCGTCGCGGCGCTGCTCCACGACATCGGCAAGGGCGGGCTGACCGAGCACAGCGTGGCCGGCGCCCCGATCGCCCGGGCGATCGCGGTGCGGATGGGCTTCGGCCCCGACGAGGCCGAGCTGATCGCGCGGCTCGTGCGCTGGCACCTGCTGCTCGCCGACGTCGCGACCACCCGCGACCCGGACGACCCCGCCACCGTCGAGGCCCTCACCGAGCACATCGACACCCCCGAGGCGCTCGCCCTGCTCACCGCGCTGACCGAGGCCGACGCCAAGGCGGCCTCGCCCAAGGCCTGGTCGTCGTGGCGGGCCGGGCTCGTGCTCGACCTGGCCCGGCGGGCCCGGGCGGTGCTGGAGCGGGGGAGCGCGCCGCCCGCGTTCGGCGACGAGGAGGTGCCGGTCCCGGCGGAGGTCACCGACGGCGAGGTCGCGATCAGCGTCGAACCGGTCGCCGACGGCTCCCGGGTGACCGTGGTGGCGCTCGACCGGGTCGGCCTGCTCGCCGACGTGGCCGCGCTGTTCGCGCTGCGCCGGGTCGGGATCCGCGCCGCGCGGCTGTGGGCACAGGGGGAGCACGCCGTCTCGGTCTGGGACGTCGACGCCGACCACCTCGACGTCGGTGCGCTGCGCGACCAGCTCGACGCGATCGTCGCGCGCCGGGTCGACCCGGCCGAGCGGCTCGCGCCCCGGCGCTCGCCCGGGGACCTCGACCCGGCGGTCGTCGTACGGCCGGAGGCGAGCGACCACGCAACCGTCATCGAGGTACGGGCGGCCGACCGGCTCGGCGTCGTGCACCAGGTCAGCGCGGCGCTCGCGGCGCTCGACATGACCGTGCGCTCGGCGCACATCTCCACGCTCGGACCGCAGGCGGTCGACGTGTTCTACGTGCAGGAGGCGGCGGCCGGCGGGCTCTCGGACACCCGGGCGGCCGAGGCCGCGCACGCCGTACGCCGGGCGCTCAGAGGCCCTTCTTGA
- a CDS encoding P-II family nitrogen regulator, with protein MKLISAVVKPHKWEDVRQALEVVGVTGMTVSEVSGYGRQKGHTEVYRGAEYDIAMVPKVRIEIVADDADVDRIVETITTAAQTGRVGDGKIWVTPVESVVRVRTGDTGPAAV; from the coding sequence ATGAAGCTGATCAGCGCGGTGGTCAAGCCGCACAAGTGGGAGGACGTCCGCCAGGCGCTCGAGGTCGTCGGCGTCACCGGGATGACCGTCAGCGAGGTGAGCGGCTACGGCCGGCAGAAGGGCCACACCGAGGTCTACCGCGGCGCCGAGTACGACATCGCGATGGTGCCCAAGGTGCGCATCGAGATCGTCGCCGACGACGCCGACGTCGACCGGATCGTCGAGACCATCACCACCGCCGCCCAGACCGGGCGCGTGGGCGACGGCAAGATCTGGGTGACCCCGGTCGAGTCCGTGGTCCGGGTCCGCACCGGCGACACCGGACCGGCCGCGGTCTAG
- a CDS encoding ammonium transporter, with the protein MPDLLLASAPATAAGDTAWLLAAAALVLLMAPGLAFFYGGMVRSKSVLNMMMMVFGALAVVMVVWVLVGYSLAFGDDLGGGLLGDPTQYLGFRDMLAPDPDAAYPITIFAAFQGLFAVITVGLIAGAIADRTRFGTWLLFAGLWTVLVYAPVAHWIFGGGWMQERLGALDFAGGTAVEINSGAAGLAAALVLGRRVGFGRDPMKPHNLTLVMVGAGLLWFGWFGFNAGSALAADNTAAIVFVNTLLAGCAGLLAWLGVERFRDGHATSFGAASGVVAGLVAITPSCGAVTPIGAMLVGVAAGAICALAVGLKYTFRYDDSLDVVGVHLVGGLVGTILIGLLASTSVTGVDGLFYGGGTGQLGRQLVAAGATLVFSFVMTALLVWVLEKTVGFRVDPEHEVAGVDLAIHAETAYDLHTTGGARPHFGPGTGTLHP; encoded by the coding sequence ATGCCCGATCTGCTCCTCGCCTCCGCCCCGGCGACCGCCGCCGGCGACACCGCCTGGCTGCTCGCCGCCGCGGCGCTGGTGCTGCTCATGGCGCCGGGTCTCGCCTTCTTCTACGGCGGGATGGTCCGCTCCAAGAGCGTGCTGAACATGATGATGATGGTCTTCGGGGCGCTCGCCGTGGTGATGGTGGTGTGGGTGCTCGTCGGCTACTCCCTCGCCTTCGGCGACGACCTCGGCGGCGGTCTGCTGGGGGACCCGACCCAGTACCTCGGCTTCCGGGACATGCTGGCTCCGGATCCCGACGCGGCGTACCCGATCACGATCTTCGCCGCCTTCCAGGGCCTGTTCGCGGTGATCACGGTCGGCCTCATCGCCGGCGCGATCGCCGACCGGACCCGGTTCGGTACCTGGCTGCTGTTCGCCGGGCTGTGGACGGTGCTGGTCTACGCGCCGGTCGCGCACTGGATCTTCGGCGGCGGCTGGATGCAGGAGCGGCTGGGCGCCCTCGACTTCGCCGGCGGTACGGCGGTCGAGATCAACTCCGGAGCCGCCGGTCTCGCCGCGGCGCTCGTGCTCGGCCGCCGGGTCGGCTTCGGCCGGGACCCGATGAAGCCGCACAACCTGACCCTCGTCATGGTCGGTGCGGGCCTGCTGTGGTTCGGCTGGTTCGGGTTCAACGCCGGCTCCGCGCTGGCCGCCGACAACACCGCGGCGATCGTCTTCGTCAACACGCTGCTGGCCGGGTGCGCCGGCCTGCTGGCCTGGCTCGGGGTCGAGCGCTTCCGCGACGGCCACGCGACGTCGTTCGGCGCCGCCTCGGGCGTCGTCGCGGGTCTGGTCGCGATCACCCCGTCGTGCGGCGCGGTGACGCCCATCGGCGCGATGCTCGTCGGCGTCGCGGCCGGTGCGATCTGCGCGCTGGCGGTGGGCCTCAAGTACACCTTCCGGTACGACGACTCGCTCGACGTCGTCGGCGTCCACCTGGTCGGCGGCCTGGTCGGCACGATCCTCATCGGCCTGCTCGCCTCGACCTCGGTGACCGGCGTCGACGGCCTGTTCTACGGCGGCGGCACCGGCCAGCTGGGCCGCCAGCTCGTGGCGGCCGGGGCGACGCTGGTGTTCTCGTTCGTGATGACCGCGCTGCTCGTGTGGGTGCTGGAGAAGACGGTCGGCTTCCGGGTCGACCCGGAGCACGAGGTGGCCGGTGTCGACCTGGCCATCCACGCCGAGACGGCGTACGACCTGCACACGACCGGTGGTGCTCGCCCCCATTTCGGTCCCGGGACTGGCACGCTGCACCCATGA
- a CDS encoding P-II family nitrogen regulator — translation MKLVTAVIKPHKWEDVREALEAFGVAGMTVSEVSGYGRQKGHTEVYRGAEYDIALVPKIRIEIVVDGSDAADVVEIIAKTAHTGRIGDGKVWVSPVDTVVRVRTGDKDTAAL, via the coding sequence ATGAAGCTCGTCACCGCGGTCATCAAGCCGCACAAGTGGGAGGACGTCCGCGAGGCGCTGGAGGCGTTCGGCGTCGCGGGGATGACCGTCAGCGAGGTCTCCGGCTACGGCCGGCAGAAGGGTCACACGGAGGTCTACCGGGGCGCGGAGTACGACATCGCGCTGGTGCCGAAGATCCGGATCGAGATCGTCGTCGACGGGAGCGACGCCGCGGACGTGGTGGAGATCATCGCCAAGACCGCGCACACGGGCCGGATCGGCGACGGCAAGGTCTGGGTGAGCCCGGTCGACACGGTCGTCCGGGTACGGACTGGGGACAAGGACACCGCCGCGCTGTGA
- a CDS encoding ammonium transporter: MENGYYTWMLVSASLVLLMTAPGLALFYGGMSRTKSVLNMMMMSFSALGVVGIVYALWGWSMSYSTTFLTADGAAGKEIGKLFSNPFTQFGLEKTDPANYVFVAFQLTFAVITAALISGAVADRMKFSAWLVFLPIWVTLSYFPLAHMVWGGGFLSGVKGGLADLLFSGEDGAAVAPIDYAGGTVVHINAGVAGLVLALMLGKRIGFGKEPMKPHNLTLTMIGAGLLWFGWFGFNVGSIVNLDAYTTETGLVWLNTTLATCAAMIGWLAIEKLRDGHATSLGAASGVVAGLVAITPACGNLVPWSAMVLGLVAGGLCALAVGLKYKLGYDDSLDVVGVHLVGGLVGTIGVGFLASNSGGLLTGGGPKQLVVQVVVALFAMVWSAIATLVVALLVKAVIGLRLDDESEVEGIDYAEHGEAAYDFGTGGGARRTSSILGTASPASAPAPTASEVNA, from the coding sequence ATGGAAAACGGCTACTACACCTGGATGCTGGTGTCGGCCTCGCTCGTCCTGTTGATGACCGCCCCTGGCCTGGCGCTCTTCTACGGCGGCATGAGCCGGACCAAGTCAGTCCTCAACATGATGATGATGTCGTTCAGTGCCCTCGGGGTCGTCGGCATCGTCTACGCCCTCTGGGGCTGGTCGATGTCGTACAGCACGACCTTCCTCACCGCGGACGGCGCGGCCGGCAAGGAGATCGGCAAGCTCTTCTCCAACCCGTTCACGCAGTTCGGCCTGGAGAAGACCGACCCCGCCAACTACGTCTTCGTCGCCTTCCAGCTGACCTTCGCGGTGATCACCGCGGCGCTCATCAGCGGTGCGGTGGCGGACCGGATGAAGTTCTCGGCGTGGCTGGTCTTCCTGCCGATCTGGGTGACGCTGTCGTACTTCCCGCTGGCCCACATGGTGTGGGGTGGGGGCTTCCTCAGCGGCGTGAAGGGCGGTCTGGCCGACCTGCTCTTCTCCGGTGAGGACGGCGCGGCGGTCGCGCCGATCGACTACGCGGGCGGCACCGTGGTGCACATCAACGCCGGTGTCGCGGGTCTGGTGCTCGCGCTGATGCTGGGCAAGCGGATCGGGTTCGGCAAGGAGCCGATGAAGCCGCACAACCTGACGCTGACGATGATCGGCGCCGGTCTGCTCTGGTTCGGGTGGTTCGGGTTCAACGTGGGCTCGATCGTCAACCTCGACGCCTACACCACCGAGACCGGTCTGGTCTGGCTCAACACGACGCTCGCCACCTGTGCGGCGATGATCGGCTGGCTCGCGATCGAGAAGCTCCGCGACGGGCACGCCACCTCGCTCGGTGCGGCCTCGGGTGTCGTCGCCGGTCTGGTCGCGATCACCCCGGCGTGCGGCAACCTCGTGCCCTGGAGCGCGATGGTGCTCGGTCTGGTCGCCGGCGGCCTGTGCGCCCTGGCGGTCGGCCTCAAGTACAAGCTCGGGTACGACGACTCGCTCGACGTCGTCGGCGTCCACCTGGTCGGCGGTCTGGTCGGCACGATCGGCGTCGGCTTCCTGGCCTCGAACAGCGGCGGCCTCCTCACCGGCGGCGGCCCGAAGCAGCTGGTCGTGCAGGTCGTGGTCGCGCTGTTCGCGATGGTCTGGTCGGCGATCGCCACGCTCGTGGTCGCGCTGCTGGTCAAGGCGGTCATCGGGCTCCGGCTCGACGACGAGTCCGAGGTCGAGGGCATCGACTACGCCGAGCACGGCGAGGCGGCGTACGACTTCGGCACGGGGGGCGGCGCCCGTCGTACCTCGTCGATCCTGGGCACGGCCTCGCCGGCGTCCGCACCCGCGCCCACCGCATCGGAGGTCAACGCATGA
- the ftsY gene encoding signal recognition particle-docking protein FtsY, translating into MQEWVYLVIGIAVVGVLAIAGFVGTRVRRTGRLPEDTSTDVITTPVETPPASTEAPAAEAPVEAEPEPEPAAPAVETPEKPASRLVRLRQRLAGSNALGRGLLGLLSRDQLDEDTWEAMEDLLLAADIGVAPTQELVERLRTRLRVEGGSTPDARTVLREELINLVDPAMDRALKVSGEGDQPGVVLVVGVNGTGKTTTVGKLARILVADERTALLAAADTFRAAATEQLATWGDRVGVEVVRGPEGGDPASVAFDAVKQGMDRGVDTVVVDTAGRLQNKQGLMDELGKVKRVIEKQAPVTEVLLVLDATTGQNGLIQAKVFSEVVDVTGIVLTKLDGSAKGGIVVAVQRQLGVPVKLVGLGEGPDDLAPFDAAAFVDALLG; encoded by the coding sequence ATGCAGGAATGGGTCTACCTCGTCATCGGTATCGCCGTGGTCGGCGTCCTCGCGATCGCCGGCTTCGTCGGCACGCGCGTACGGCGTACCGGGCGGCTGCCCGAGGACACCTCGACCGACGTCATCACCACCCCGGTCGAGACGCCCCCGGCGTCCACCGAGGCACCGGCGGCCGAGGCCCCGGTCGAGGCGGAGCCCGAGCCCGAGCCGGCCGCCCCGGCGGTCGAGACGCCGGAGAAGCCGGCCTCCCGCCTGGTCCGGCTGCGCCAGCGCCTGGCCGGCTCCAACGCGCTGGGCCGGGGTCTGCTCGGTCTGCTGAGCCGCGACCAGCTCGACGAGGACACCTGGGAGGCGATGGAGGACCTGCTCCTCGCCGCCGACATCGGCGTCGCGCCCACCCAGGAGCTCGTCGAGCGCCTCCGCACCCGCCTGCGTGTCGAGGGCGGCTCGACCCCCGACGCCCGCACCGTGCTCCGCGAGGAGCTCATCAACCTGGTCGACCCGGCCATGGACCGCGCGCTCAAGGTCAGCGGCGAGGGCGACCAGCCCGGCGTCGTCCTGGTCGTCGGCGTCAACGGCACCGGCAAGACCACCACCGTCGGCAAGCTCGCCCGGATCCTCGTCGCCGACGAGCGCACCGCCCTGCTCGCCGCCGCCGACACCTTCCGCGCCGCTGCCACCGAGCAGCTCGCCACCTGGGGCGACCGGGTCGGCGTCGAGGTCGTCCGCGGCCCCGAGGGCGGCGACCCCGCGAGTGTCGCCTTCGACGCGGTCAAGCAGGGCATGGACCGCGGCGTCGACACCGTCGTCGTCGACACCGCCGGCCGCCTGCAGAACAAGCAGGGCCTCATGGACGAGCTCGGCAAGGTCAAGCGCGTCATCGAGAAGCAGGCCCCGGTCACCGAGGTGCTGCTCGTCCTCGACGCAACCACCGGCCAGAACGGCCTGATCCAGGCCAAGGTCTTCTCCGAGGTCGTCGACGTCACCGGCATCGTGCTGACCAAGCTCGACGGCTCGGCCAAGGGCGGCATCGTGGTCGCCGTCCAGCGCCAGCTCGGCGTACCGGTCAAGCTGGTCGGGCTGGGCGAGGGCCCCGACGACCTCGCGCCGTTCGACGCGGCCGCGTTCGTCGACGCGCTGCTGGGCTGA
- a CDS encoding acyl-CoA thioesterase encodes MNAPDRTRPDRSAYRAWRTATTRWSDDDVYGHLNNARYFDLIDTAVNAHLHDATGTDIRRLPAIGVVAEVSCRYFAEMGYPRPIEMGLAVERLGTSSVVYRIGLFQGDPAGEGALACAEGRFVHVYVDDTDPARRPTPVPDLIREALAPLVV; translated from the coding sequence GTGAACGCGCCCGACCGCACCCGCCCCGACCGCTCCGCCTACCGCGCCTGGCGTACGGCGACGACCCGCTGGTCCGACGACGACGTCTACGGCCACCTCAACAACGCCCGCTACTTCGACCTCATCGACACCGCCGTCAACGCCCACCTGCACGACGCCACCGGCACCGACATCCGGCGGCTGCCGGCGATCGGGGTGGTGGCCGAGGTGTCGTGCCGCTACTTCGCCGAGATGGGCTACCCGCGCCCGATCGAGATGGGCCTGGCCGTCGAGCGGCTGGGGACCTCCTCGGTCGTCTACCGGATCGGGCTGTTCCAGGGCGACCCCGCGGGCGAGGGTGCGCTGGCGTGCGCCGAGGGCCGCTTCGTCCACGTGTACGTCGACGACACCGACCCCGCGCGCCGCCCGACCCCGGTGCCGGACCTCATCCGCGAGGCGCTCGCGCCGCTCGTGGTGTGA